The genomic interval CAGAAGGCTAGAGCTCGGGCTTGGAGGAGATTCCTTTCACTGGCTAGAATAGAGGTAGGATGCTTGCTCTTGtgttttgatgatgattttgatcTTTTGGATGTTATGTATTCAGTTGGTTAGCTTCTTGTGGTATTCCTCCTGAAGATTTATATAAGCACATTTATATTTAAACCCAAAGCTCATGCTCATGTTGTAAGTGGGTAGATTTTCTACACATTCATGCTTGTTCCCTCGTGGCTTTTAATGTGTGTTATAAGTGATCATTAGAGCTTAAACACTTTCTTTAATCCTtggtttaatcattttgttAGTGCTATGCTCACATGTGTTTATGCATGAGAGTGTGTGATCCCCGGTGATTTGGTTGGTTTGGAAGCATGGTTGATGTGTTGAATCTGCCTTTTTGCCACTTGTAGAAAATATATGCTTTTTGTTTACACTTAGTGGTGCCGGTATTTCCCGCAGCACTTTCGCTGAGTGATATTGATTAGATTTGTGTTAACTTAACCTTAatgatgtttttatttcctCTTTGGTGGTAGTCAAGTCTGGGTCAAGATGTGAGTTGGTTGCCTAAGACCTTGACTTTTTAGTATTTAATGCTTTTAAAACCTTCTAGACCTTAATTACTTTTAACATAGATCATTTTTGGCATTAACTTAACATCTAGACTCGCCATTACCAACACCCTTGTAGGCATGCTTTCTGAAGTTCTTATTTGCTTAATGTTTACAACTATAGTTCTGTAAATTTGTGAGGCTTCCAGAATCATGGTTGTCATGTTTTTGTTCATCTTATACCTGTGTGAGTGTATATTTAtagttagatttatattttctgTTATATTTTGTTAGTTGGTATTCTAATTGCCATCCTTGAACCTTGCATAccaagttattattttttacacatAGGTATTTGATTGTGCTTGACTTATCCTGCCATGATTGTAAATTCTTCCTCCGGGGCCTTAGTCATAGTTAGGCCCGGCCCAAGACTTAATTCTAAGAATAGTTTTTGTTGGTTAGATTTTTGTAGCAAGCCCCTAGTTCACTGGACTTCAGTGAACCTCGACTCAGTAGCTCGGAGCCGTGTAGGCTCTCGTGACTCGCAAAATTCgataattattatgtatttaagttatttcattatttttaaattttatttaattatttatttacttacttgtcatttatttatttatttatttaattgttctaTTTATTCAAGATTTTTCTCTCGTCTCAGATTTCATATTTCGCGGGTTTTTAATACATCTTCATTCCCCGGCTCGCCCGACTAGGGAGGAGTAAGTCCCTAggcatgtgcacatgttttccgTGAGTAGCGCCACCCCCGACTCACGGTCGAAGATCCGGCCGGGTACGTTGATATTCCGCTCGCTCGCTCCGACTTCACGATCGATGATCCACTCTTTGCACTGCTGAATTTGCAGTATTAGCTGTGGAGATGTACATGACTGTATTTGCGTGTTTTCcatatttttggattatttctgTATTCTGTGTGTTTTCTGTATTCATGTATGAATTATGATATAGTATTCTACAATATCTCGCTTATCTCGTTGTTTCTGCGATCCCTACTAGGCCCCTGTGGCTCATACACTCGCGAACTCGTCctcgcaggagaagatcaagtctagGATCGAAAGGGTGTCCGGGAGTGTATTTTTTTCGCTATTATCAAGATCTCCGTAGTACACTTTTCTCGTGAGTGTAAGGCTTTGTATTCTGACCgtatttatgttttgaaaacTGTTGGGTTCGTCCTTGTATTCTGTAGGGATGCTAAAGCCCGTACTTGTAATTTTTCGCCTTTCGAGATCCCTATTTGTGCTCAgatcactatttatattttacttgTTAGGGTCTGACTCGACTCGTGTCAAATCCGAGGCTCGGCACCCTGGGACCCGAAATCCCCATTGATGTCGTTGATCCGTCTCGCGGCCCTACTGTAATGGGGCGTGATAAAGATGTTTCATCATGTaggtttttgaaatttcatgtagATTTTATCATTAATGAAAACTTTATGTGCCTTGACGCGATAAGGAGAAGGATGTGTGCTTCAATTCACAGTCTTAAGCTTATGGAAAACAGTTatgggtgagatatgtgagcgttGGACACTTGAAGTTTCTCAAGTAAGAGCGAAGTTCGTGACTGTCCCCGACGATACAAAACGCTGCCCTAATTAAGTCGAATCGCGGACTTTCAACATATGTGTCATATATaccatattttcaataaatttgtcgTGGACATCACTCGTCAAGAAGTGAGTGGGTCCGGGGACGTAAACTCGTGCTCTTTTGACCCTATCATAATACAACAATGACTGCTAGTGttggtttcttttaatttatgtgTTCATGTGTATTTCTAACATTTCTTGTTTATAATTACCACTTCCTGTGTATTATTAGTTTTTCATGTGTATTGTTTAATGGTTCATGTGTATTTTGTGTTATGTATTGCCCCACAAGGAGTCCTTTTTCGGACAAAGATGAATGTTGATATCAAGACTTTTTCTCCCAACATCCTCCTGCTGTGGCGCTTAGTATTGCTGGGTGTCTAAGGTGGAAAAGAATCGAGTCACATGGTATTAATTTCCGTGATTTACATCGTAGTAGTTACTATCGACCTAGACATAATGTGTCGATCATGTAATGTCGTAATAGCGGACTAAGCAGTCTATGCATAATGCAAGTGGGGtttatttctactttttttCTTACAACAAAAGGTTTATGTGTAATATTATCTTGAATCAGatatgttttgttgttgttgtgtattACCTACATTCCATGTTCATTATATATGTTTCCTGTGTAATATCTatgtttcatgtgtattatcTATGTTTCATGTATATTATGTATGTTTCATGGGTATTACCTATGCTTTATGTGTATTATTTACATTtcatgtgatttatttttattttgttgtttagcGCTTCATGTTAGTGTGCATTATATGACTTTCTTGTGTAACATTCGGATTCGTATACAAATGTTGTCATTTATAAACGTATAAAAAGTATTTATACTCATTGTTTACGACACCATACATTAGGTGCAAACGTAGGTGGGGCGTTTAAGTCCACCATTTTATCATACCTCACAGACCCACCTTGACGAAGATGTTATCTTCCTTTATAGCATCGGTCTCCTAACTGTCAGCACCCTCTCGCCCAGCAAAGCCCTCTTATTGGGGAGCCATCATCGCAGGTGCAGACGACCTCCTTTGTTGCAGCGTTCTCATCCCCAACAACATCCTTCTCATCTGCAATAGGAATAATTTTCTCCGCATACCGTCAATGAGTATCCATGCGACATAACGGAGCCGTAGGAATGGGACGTCCGATTGAGGTATGTCCAATGTTTCCCCTGCTCAAAGTTGCCTATAGCAGCGCACTAAAAATACATGCATCAACACTTCTAGAATCTTGTGCCGGGATAGTCCCATATATGACATCCTCCATTATCTCTAATAACTATTCTCGCGGTGGTCATGCTTTTTGCATAACAAGCGACGAGGGTCAGTGGACAACAACACACTTCTTAAAAGCCAGGAGATTCCTCAAAAATTCTCTTCGTCACTAGCTAGCATAAGTTTTAAGAACTACAAAGCAAACACACAACAAATACAATGTCGTCTGTATATCATATACAgctaatatataatatacacataaaaatgaaacattacacattaattacattttataaaCAAGAAGCATGGATTCTACATAGGACACGATCAATATACACATGAACCAAGGATTCTAGACAGGAAGCTAGAATTATACACAAGAAGCAAGGATTCTACACATGAAGCTTATATATTACACAAATACTGGGTATTAAACACATAAAACTATTACAATACACATGAAACAACTCATTAcacaaaattagcaaacattttaCACAGAAAAAGATGGCACACttatatgttttcctttgaCTGATTTCAATAGCGGGAATAAAGACGCGGTCTTTATGAAACTAGTCTCCCCGTAACACATTATATGAGGTGACTGTCCCAATCGAGTTTTTTCACACTGCTAATCACCTCATAGAACTAGATGATTAGGGCAATGGCGCAACCTTTCATGTAGCGTGCGGTGGTGTACTTTCCTTTACACCGAAGTTGCACATGGGTGGCTGTTGTATACTCGTACTCATCACTACAATTATGACTAAACTGTATGACATCATTACACATGagttaataaaaatacacataaaacaCATATTCTACACATGAAAGTTATTTGTTACACAGGAAACGTTAAATAAACACACGAAAACCTAATGTTTAAACAGGAAACGTTAAACCTACATATGAAGGGATAATAATACACAGATGTTTCATAAACTctgattaatataaaaaatccatACCATACAAAGGAAAAAATTACCTGTCAACAGGGGTGTTCAGGTAGATCGAGATGGCTGCTTGTTCGATTTGGTTCACTCACGAAACCCTGCatagttcttcttctttgggagGAAACCCTATTCGGACTTCTTTTGAATCTTACTGGAGACCCTAACCCTCTACTAGACCCTTGTATGGTAGCAGTGCAAGCGCCTCGCCTTCTGGTTTATTGTTTCTCAAACCGCTGAGAGACTCAAGTAGAACATgatcatagatatatataattaatttttgaaactcAATGTCAGATGGTATGCctgggaagttttgaaactttcagaatctataattaattttccCTATACAAAATATTGTTGCAATCACAGAAAATGattgtagatatatataattatctaaaATTTGCATTATTTTAGGGCTATATTGACATCAGTTTTAGTTGACATTATTAGAgtgttttttttccctaaatgtttatttttaattttttaataaaaaaatctagtttttattaattttatatcatgTTGGTAAactaattttacaaataatttcaaaatatgaaagggaaataaaagaaatatcaaTCAGtcaataactaaaaataaaaaacttttatttgagttttttaaCTTGAGAGGTATAactcaagttaaaaaaataagtgacaattaaagtaaaaaaaggaaagttTATTCTTAAATAAgtgtcaattaaaaaaaataataagattttaatttttatttcaaactctaatctaattttaattaaaaaattataattcatagcCAATTTCATCATTGttcaaaatgagaaaagatTGTTGCAGAGAAgagaatcaataaaataataattaagggtgtttttttttttgtaaaaaagtattttattgttcaaagggcaaaaatatcatttcaagAACATGGGTTTGTGTTTCTCCACTTAGGGGTAATCAAGTAATTTTCAATACCATTTAACCTCATGTTTAACATCGTTTGAGGAATATAGATTAAAGTAAAGAAGAATAACCCAATAAAAGAGGGACCTTGAAGGAAAGTGTAAACTTTGAGGGATTTATTGTgaaaatgtaaattttatggGGATTTTTGAATACTTTCCTGTAAATTTATATAATCTaaaagagcaaaaaaaaaattataaaattacttaaaagataacaaataatttaggaGAAATGAGGGGGTCTTTGTACAAATATCACTATTCATTTAATATTCATGCAATAATTCATTTTTACAAGTATATATACAATTCTAATAATCAATCACCCTTGAGACCATCCTCTAATCTCAGCCGTTCAATCTCTAACACGTGTCACCATTCTATCAACCTTCTATCTGTCCAAACCCTAACAGCAAATCCACATCCCAATCCcatttcctttctctttctccTCTCAAGCCCGAAACCACGCCGAGACCTCTCATCGCCGTTGATCCCCCAAAATCCAACGGCCATGGTTGACCCAGACATCTCCATCAACGGCGGAGGAACGATCATCGACTCCCTCGGGATCGAGATCGTCGGCGTCATGTCCCCCGTCTCCATttgcatgctcctcgtcgtcctcctcATCTCCGGCCTCTCTCCGCCGCCATCCTCCTCCCCTCCGGTCACCGCCGCCACCTTGGTCTATCTCGAATCCCCCTCTGATCCCCCTTCTCAGAAGCTCGTCGGTGCTCTCCTCAACGCCGCCGTCTTCATCGCCCTCGTCACCATTGCCACCTTCCTCATCGTCCTCCTCTACTACTACAAGTTCACCTCGTTCCTCAAGAACTACATGCGCTTCTCCGCCTTCCTCGTTCTCGCCTCCATGGGCGGTTCCATCGCGGCCTCCCTCCTTCGCCGTTTCTCGATCCCTCTCGACGCCGTTACCTTTCTGCTATTCCTTTTCAACTTCTCCGCCGTCGGTGTGCTCTCTGTTTTCTCCCCGGCGGTGCCGATCCTGCTTCGCCAGGCGTATATGGTGGTCCTTGGTGTCATCGTCGCCGCTTGGTTTACGAACCTCCCGGAATGGACGACTTGGACCTTGCTATTGGCCCTCGCGATGTATGATCTTGTCGCCGTGCTGACCCCCAAGGGCCCGTTGAAGTTGCTTGTTGATTTGGCTTCTAGTCGTGATGAGGAGCTGCCGGCGCTTGTCTACGAGGCCCGCCCCACCATATTCCGCTCTCCCAATCCGCCAGTCGCGGCCGCTCCGTTGTTTGCTTCCTCTATTGAGCTACAGCCTTTGCCTGATACGCCGAGTGATGAAAGATCGGTCGCTGATCATGCTGTTGTTGAGATTGAACATGCTTCAGACGAGACATCGCCGCTGGTGGGCAATGCTGATGTTGGTAGAATGCGGGAGAGTGTTTCTGGTCAACATTCTTCGGAAATTGAGATTCTTGAGACTTCACCATTGGTTGTCAATGAGGATGTTGGAAGACGAACTAATGGTGCTCAAGGAGGTCATGCTTCAGGGCCGGAGATGTTTGATATTATGAGGGGGCTTAGACTAGGACTTGGGGACTTTGTCTTCTATAGTGTTCTGGTTGGAAGGGCAGCAATGTATGATCTGATGACTGTGTATGCCTGTTATCTTGCCATCATTTGTGGACTTGGATGCACACTGATTTTATTGTCAGTGTGTCGGCGTGCATTGCCGGCGTTGCCGATCTCAATCACATTGGGAGTCGGGTTCTATTTCTTGACCCGGTTGCTGCTGGAGCCTTTTGTTGTTGGGGCGTCAAGTAAATTGGTGATGTTCTGACTGAACTTTGGTTTTAGATTGGTGATTTTCTGActatctttgttttttgtaGTGCTTATGTTTTCATACCCGATGAAAGATAAATGATATTATGAAAAGTTAGTTTCATTGCTCATATACTtgctttctctttgttttttgtaGTGCTTATGTTTTCATACCCGATGAAAGATAAatgatattatgaaaatttagtTTCTTTGCTCATACTTGTTTTCTCTTTGTATTCTCTTCATCAGTTGGTGATAAAAGTTTAAACTTTCAATTATGGTTTGCTTGCGAAGGACAGAATTAGCAGGGCTTTGGGTTTAGTGAGGCACACTGTTTTATGTTGacaacttcttcattttttatttaaattgcttAATGTGCTGCATATGGAATCAGGTTGAAATAAATCCACCGAAATtcctttagtttttttagtttcCTTCCATTTGGTTTAGTGACTTATTTTGTGGTGCCTCAAATCTTGGCGCGATTGAGTTGCTTATTTTTGCCTGCTTATCCCTATCGACGATACTATAATTCACTTTGTCTTGAAATCATATGTACTGAAATGTTTCCTTCCATTTGTTTTTACGACTTATTTTGTGAGGCTCGTCTCTCGACGTGATCAAGTTGCTTATTATTGTCCACTTGCTCAAATCGAAAATATTATAATTCACTGTCTTAAATCAAATGTACGGAAGGGTTTTCTTCAATTTGGTTTATACGGCTTGTTTTCTGATGCCTCATCTCTCGACATGATCAAGTTGCTTATTTTTGTCCGCTTATTCAAATCGAAGGTTTTCCTTCAATTTGGTTTATACGGCTTGTTTTTTGATGCCTCATCTTGCTTATTTTTGTCCGCTTATTCAAATTGAAGGGTGGTTTATACGGCTTGTTTTCTGATGCCTCATCTCTTGATGTGATTGAGTTGCTTATTTTTGTCTGCTTATTCAAATTGAAGATATTATAAGTCACTTTGTCGTGAAGTCATACATGCCGAAGGTGCTTGCATTCTGTATCTACCATGCATGATTGTCAATGACCAGTAACTGAATTAGTCTTACACGTGTCTTTATCAAACTCGAGTTTTATTGGGCAACAAAGCATCATATTTCATAGTGGATAGCAATTTTGTGGCAAgaaatctttaatttaattgcatctgtgattttattgaagttCTGTGACATAGTTTGCAATATTACCTAAATCAGTCAGAAGCTTTTTGTATTATATAACCAAGTCCCTGTCTGATGCATCAAGCTACAATCTTTGCTTAGTGCAATTATGAGAATTAAGATTAACTTGTCAAAAGTTTCTTTCTATAATTTTAGTTCAGGACACGTTTGGGTTTGGTACAGTTGGCTCTGGATTCAATGGAGCCTGATTAATAATAGCAAATTCTTCATGTTAACAGCTGAAAGTTATTCATAAAAGTACAGCTAATTGGCTGTATTTGGTGTGTTCCCTTCATATTATGGAAAGCAGCTATCAGAGTTGGTTGTACAAAACAATTCAATGAGAAAAAACTATGCTCTTCACCAGAGAATGCAGAGCTTCATGTTTTAACAGTTGGTAGTTCGCTTAATATTGTGGAAAGCTATCAGAGTTGGTTGTACAAAGTAACTCAATGAGAAAAATTATGCTCTTCATTAGCGAACGCGGAGCTTCATGTTTTAGTGGTTAGTAGTTCCCTTAATAATAAGGAAAGCTATCAGAGTTGGTTGCACAAAGCAACTCAATGAGAAAAATTATGCTCTTCACTAGAGAATGCTGACCTTCATGTTTTACTAGTTAGTAGTTATTTTATGTACCATACAAcccttttgttgttgttgttgttgttgttgttgttgttgttgttgttcaagGAGGCTTTGGGACTTAGACTTGGAGTAGGTGAAAGCTAAAGATGCTGTTATTTTTCATACATCTTGCTTCTTTTGCAGCTATCTTTAAGCATCAGTAAGCATGTTGAGTTAATACAATTTCTTTAGAAGATCAAAGACATTTTTAGCTTGATAAGTTTTTTATGGATGTTGAACAAGCATGATTATCGGTCTTTTTGCAGAGTGTTGTTTCTCTGTGCGCaccttttattttacttttggcTAGGTCTGCATCTAATGATTTCTTGAAGCAGTCAGGTTTGTACCCTTGGGATTGTGCTCAGAAAGGAAATGAGAGCCAGCAAGCCTGCCATCCGAAGAAACTGCTGCAAGAAGAAAATGTATTTGGTCAACAATATCAGCAAGGCAATGGTTGATGTAATAACAAAAGCAAAGGTGAAGgtgatatattattttgaaggaCATTTCCTTTCataaatatgaacttgtatTATGCAGAAGAAGCCACTCTTTTTGCCTGCTCTTAAAATGAGTCCATCGATTGGGTTCAGGAACGTAGAAAACATTATGATAATCTTGAATTAGTGTTATCATCTTTAGAAGCCTCTGAAGCCTCTGATAATTTTAGTAGTCTTGATGATTTTACTCTTAGGGCTCTTTATAACAGACTTGCTGCTCTCCTCAAACTAAACACTGTACGTTGGGCTCAGAGAGCTCGGCTCTTGTGACTTAAGAATGGTGACTTTAATAGAGTTTCTTTCATAATCATGCTCATATTAGAAATCATAAGAATAAGATCTCAACCATTATAGATGATTATGGAAATACTCATTTAGACCAGCAAAGTACAAAGCattgttttatcaatttttattctaatttgtGGTCTTCTTCTCGTTTTGTTTCTGTTGATGATCTCATTAAAGTTTTTCCTAATGACCGTAAAACTCTTAATAATAGTGATAGGGCCATCTTAATCAGATCTGTGACTTTAGATTAGATTTATTGCACTATCAAATCCATGCCAAAAGGTAAAAGTCCAGGACTGGATGGCTTGAATATTGACTTTACTTATTTTATTGGGAGATTAAgctataactttttttttttcaaactgcTTCTATGCCTAATTCACGGGGTAAAACATACATTGCTCTGATCTTTAAGATTGTACTAATCATGTGACATAGTTTAGACCTATTTCTCTTTGCAATGTGTGTTACaaaattatctctaaaattCTTTTGAATTGTGTAAAATGTGTTATTCGTAGCTTCATTAGACCTGAACAGAATGATTTTCTAGCTAGTTGATCTGGTTTTGATAACATTATTGTTGTGCAAGAGATTGTGCATTCTTTAGAGTATGATGCCCACAACCATTGTAGGATGTTACTTAAAGTAGACATGGGAAATGCTTATGATGTATTAGAGTGGAAGGTTGTTCTTGCTATTCTTAAGTTAATGAAATTTCTTGACATTTGGATTTCTTTGATCCATACCTGTATTACCTCACtagtttttctttcattgttaATGGTCAACCTTCAACTTGGATAAAACATAATAGAGGAGTGAGGCAAGGAGACCCCATTTCcccctttcttttcttgttgatttCTCAAAATCTTTCTGGTCTTCTCAATTATGCACTGAGGTTGGACATGGTGTCTGGCTTTAACAGTAGATTAAGCATGGATTTTAATCATCTTCTGTTTACGAATGATCCTATTAgtatcatcattattatcaaTAGAGCCTCCTGGGTAGCTGCAAGGCATTGCGAGCTATGCCTGGGATATCTACAAAGATTTTACAGGCCAAAGACCAAACCTTGATAAATCTACTATCTGTCCCCTCTTGGTGCAATAGGAAGGTTGCCGCCTCCATTAAATCtatccattttattaattttggcaGCTTTCCATTTAGATATCTTGGTGTTTTGATTTCTCCGAAGAGGCTGATTACTAACCAATGCCAGCCAATACCTTGTAGATGGAGCCCTTTGTTGCTCTCACTCTTGAAATCACTCTGCTATTTCTACAGCTGGTCGGGCTGTTTTAATTAACAGCTCCATTCTTTCAATCCCAACCTATCTTTTGTCATGTTACCCTGTTCCTGAAAACATGTTGGATAAGATATCAAAAATTGCCAGAAATTTTCTTTGGAGTAGCGCTAGCAATAGTAGCAGCTTCCACGCTATGGGTTGGAGCACTGCTACACTTGCAAAAAATGAGAATGGCTTGGGCATCAGGGATCTTTCGACATGCTAGGATAGCTTTGATGGCTTGAAATGTCTTTGCTCTGCTAAATTCTGAGAACAAACTTCGGGTGCACATTCTTAATCTCAAATATGGTAAGTTTGATATTTGGTCCAGCTATAATTTTgtgaatgtctcctagttttatAAAATACTCTGTGGAACTGCTCATAATTTCAGATCCAATTTGTGGATCAATGTTTGCAATCCTAGTGCTTCTAGTTTCTGGAAAGATCCCTGGGTGTTTGATATTCCTTTGATCCTTACACCTACCTACATTAATATGGATTTAGACCTTGAGTCTTTTAAGTATTTCAGATTTTATCCTGGGAAGTGCTTTGAAATCTGAGGATCTGAAGATGTTTCTTGGGAATCATTTGGATTGGAATACAACGGATAGAATGATGTTTGATTCCTCCTGGTTCCAACCACTGGATTTGGTTGCCTAATGTGTCTTGAGTGAAGCG from Dioscorea cayenensis subsp. rotundata cultivar TDr96_F1 chromosome 7, TDr96_F1_v2_PseudoChromosome.rev07_lg8_w22 25.fasta, whole genome shotgun sequence carries:
- the LOC120264900 gene encoding presenilin-like protein At1g08700, with protein sequence MVDPDISINGGGTIIDSLGIEIVGVMSPVSICMLLVVLLISGLSPPPSSSPPVTAATLVYLESPSDPPSQKLVGALLNAAVFIALVTIATFLIVLLYYYKFTSFLKNYMRFSAFLVLASMGGSIAASLLRRFSIPLDAVTFLLFLFNFSAVGVLSVFSPAVPILLRQAYMVVLGVIVAAWFTNLPEWTTWTLLLALAMYDLVAVLTPKGPLKLLVDLASSRDEELPALVYEARPTIFRSPNPPVAAAPLFASSIELQPLPDTPSDERSVADHAVVEIEHASDETSPLVGNADVGRMRESVSGQHSSEIEILETSPLVVNEDVGRRTNGAQGGHASGPEMFDIMRGLRLGLGDFVFYSVLVGRAAMYDLMTVYACYLAIICGLGCTLILLSVCRRALPALPISITLGVGFYFLTRLLLEPFVVGASSKLVMF